One genomic window of Sodaliphilus pleomorphus includes the following:
- the thrS gene encoding threonine--tRNA ligase, protein MINIKFPDGSVKQFESGVTPLDIAKSISEGFARQVLAATFNDEEWDISRPICSDGEIKLFKWDDEEGKHAFWHTSAHLLAEALQELYPGIQFGIGPAIENGFYYDIDFGDNQVTSADFPKIEKKMHELVAKKEQVVRHDISKADALKFFGDKGQTLKCELISELQDGHITTYTQGNFTDLCKGPHIPSTEPIKAIKVLSLAGAYWRGDEKRQQLTRVYAITFPKKKMLDDYLHMLEEAKKRDHRKLGKEMELFAFSANVGPGLPLWLPKGTAVRNRLQEMLTRIQSRYGYLQVITPPIGNKSLYVTSGHYAKYGKDSFQPIHTPEEGEEYFLKPMNCPHHCEIYRVSPHSYKDLPLRYAEFGTVCRYEQSGELHGLTRVRSFTQDDAHLFCTPDQLKQEFLNVMDIITHVFSIFGFEYEAQISLRDPNNKDHYVGTDEVWDKAERAIIEACEEKGLHAKQVTGEAAFYGPKLDFMVKDAIGRRWQLGTIQVDYNLPERFGLEYVGADNKKHQPVMIHRAPFGSLERFVAVLLEHTAGHLPLWLAPDQAVVLPISEKYNDYAQQVARELNEKGIRTIVDDRNEKIGRKVRDNEMKRIPYMLVVGEKEANAGEVSVRKQGEKDGQSVQGTEKIATFAAKINALVEEQTKF, encoded by the coding sequence ATGATAAACATTAAATTTCCTGACGGAAGTGTTAAGCAATTTGAGAGCGGCGTTACACCCCTCGATATTGCAAAAAGCATCAGTGAAGGTTTTGCACGCCAAGTGCTGGCTGCAACATTCAACGACGAGGAGTGGGACATCTCTCGCCCCATTTGTAGCGATGGCGAGATCAAGCTCTTCAAGTGGGACGACGAGGAAGGCAAGCACGCCTTCTGGCACACATCGGCTCACTTGCTGGCCGAAGCTCTTCAAGAACTCTATCCTGGTATCCAGTTTGGTATAGGCCCCGCTATCGAGAACGGGTTCTACTACGACATCGACTTTGGCGACAACCAGGTGACCAGCGCCGATTTTCCCAAGATTGAGAAAAAGATGCACGAGCTTGTGGCCAAGAAGGAGCAAGTGGTGCGTCACGACATCAGCAAGGCCGACGCCCTCAAGTTCTTCGGCGACAAGGGACAGACGCTCAAGTGCGAATTGATAAGTGAGCTGCAAGACGGCCACATCACCACATACACCCAGGGCAACTTCACCGACTTGTGCAAGGGGCCTCACATTCCATCGACCGAGCCCATCAAGGCTATCAAGGTGCTCTCGCTTGCTGGTGCCTACTGGCGTGGCGACGAGAAGCGCCAGCAACTCACGCGCGTGTATGCCATCACCTTCCCCAAGAAAAAGATGCTAGACGACTACCTGCACATGCTTGAGGAGGCCAAGAAGCGCGATCACCGCAAGCTGGGCAAGGAGATGGAGCTCTTTGCCTTCTCGGCCAACGTGGGCCCGGGCCTGCCGCTGTGGCTGCCCAAGGGCACGGCAGTGCGCAACCGCCTGCAGGAGATGCTCACCCGCATCCAGAGCCGCTACGGCTACCTCCAGGTCATCACCCCGCCCATTGGCAACAAGAGCCTCTATGTGACCTCGGGCCACTATGCCAAGTATGGCAAGGACTCGTTCCAGCCCATTCACACCCCCGAAGAGGGCGAGGAGTACTTCCTCAAGCCCATGAACTGCCCGCACCACTGCGAGATATACCGCGTGTCGCCCCACAGCTACAAGGACCTGCCGCTGCGCTATGCCGAGTTTGGCACGGTGTGCCGCTATGAGCAGAGTGGCGAGCTGCACGGACTCACGCGAGTGCGCAGTTTCACACAAGACGACGCCCATCTTTTCTGCACCCCCGATCAGCTCAAGCAGGAGTTCCTCAACGTGATGGACATCATTACCCACGTATTCTCGATATTCGGCTTCGAGTATGAAGCTCAAATCTCGCTGCGCGACCCCAACAACAAAGACCACTATGTGGGCACCGACGAGGTGTGGGACAAAGCCGAGCGCGCCATCATCGAGGCTTGCGAGGAGAAAGGCCTGCATGCCAAGCAGGTGACCGGCGAGGCTGCATTCTATGGGCCCAAGCTCGACTTCATGGTCAAGGATGCTATAGGCCGCCGCTGGCAACTGGGCACAATACAGGTCGACTACAACCTGCCCGAGCGCTTCGGCCTCGAGTATGTGGGTGCCGACAACAAGAAGCATCAGCCTGTGATGATACACCGTGCACCGTTTGGCTCGCTCGAGCGCTTTGTGGCCGTGCTGCTGGAGCACACCGCCGGACACCTGCCCCTGTGGCTGGCTCCCGACCAGGCTGTGGTGCTGCCCATCAGCGAGAAGTACAACGACTATGCACAGCAAGTGGCTCGCGAGCTCAACGAGAAGGGCATACGCACCATCGTCGACGACCGCAACGAGAAAATTGGCCGCAAGGTGCGCGACAACGAGATGAAGCGCATACCCTACATGCTCGTCGTGGGCGAGAAAGAGGCCAATGCTGGCGAAGTTTCGGTGCGCAAACAGGGTGAAAAAGATGGCCAAAGTGTGCAAGGTACCGAAAAAATTGCTACCTTTGCAGCCAAGATTAATGCCCTGGTTGAAGAGCAGACCAAGTTCTGA